One part of the Spirochaetota bacterium genome encodes these proteins:
- a CDS encoding glycosyltransferase has protein sequence MKVIKKRINYKKKLYSKKFNVIKEKRLNKYYYLNSHSVIIPLKNRFDLTLEAVVSVLLQDVYFIKIILIDDNSKENFYTYFLSNIYKIILYKKKIENYLKLILKRDLFYINIDNIYFYKNDFQLKRLKSKFFAKKIYNLLLLNRYKYLKNKFELGDYKIKYKKTILIKIHNKKQKKLFIRKIVILRHSETFFSGVAKNNGLKFSKSNFISFLDSDDIYLPSRLKLAENFVRKIKNSNEFENINKDTFHFDNLDRDFIILQNKDYYLYDDKLINLNKKHFKIEGNIFLESIKQNRISIPSLTLSKKTLDFIQNFFNEEPFSNLPVMEDYYFFLKITFLFNVFLLDEKLTIIRKWTNVESLTKTYDNFEFYRLQGFYRFIIKILVILDKYKRESRFCNRYLCLYSLISSNKDFILDQIFFKIKCWVIGSIKREKIEMNNIVKFVILVLLLVDFF, from the coding sequence ATGAAAGTAATTAAAAAAAGAATAAATTATAAAAAAAAATTATATTCTAAAAAATTTAATGTTATTAAAGAAAAAAGATTAAATAAATACTATTATTTAAATTCTCATTCTGTTATTATACCATTAAAAAATAGGTTTGATCTAACTTTAGAAGCAGTTGTTTCTGTATTGCTTCAAGATGTTTATTTTATAAAAATTATTTTAATAGATGATAACTCGAAAGAAAATTTTTATACTTATTTTCTAAGTAATATTTATAAGATAATATTATACAAAAAAAAAATTGAAAACTACTTAAAATTAATTTTAAAAAGAGATTTATTCTATATAAATATTGATAATATTTATTTTTATAAAAATGATTTTCAACTAAAAAGATTAAAATCAAAATTTTTTGCAAAAAAGATTTATAATTTATTATTGCTAAATAGATACAAGTATTTAAAAAATAAATTTGAATTAGGTGATTATAAAATTAAATATAAAAAAACTATTTTAATTAAAATACATAATAAAAAACAAAAAAAGTTATTTATAAGAAAGATTGTAATCTTAAGACATTCCGAAACTTTTTTTTCTGGTGTAGCGAAAAATAATGGGTTAAAATTTTCAAAGAGTAATTTTATCTCTTTTTTAGATTCTGATGATATTTATCTTCCATCGAGATTAAAATTGGCTGAAAATTTTGTTAGAAAAATTAAAAATAGTAATGAGTTTGAAAATATTAATAAAGACACTTTTCATTTTGATAATTTAGATAGGGATTTCATTATTTTACAGAATAAAGATTATTATTTGTATGATGATAAATTAATTAATTTAAATAAAAAACATTTCAAGATAGAAGGTAATATTTTTTTGGAATCAATAAAACAGAATAGAATTTCTATTCCTTCATTAACACTATCAAAAAAAACTCTTGATTTTATACAAAACTTTTTTAATGAAGAACCATTTTCAAATTTACCAGTTATGGAAGATTATTACTTTTTCTTAAAAATAACATTTTTATTCAATGTTTTTCTTCTTGATGAAAAATTAACTATTATTAGAAAGTGGACTAATGTTGAATCTTTAACAAAAACATATGATAATTTTGAATTTTATAGATTACAAGGATTTTATAGATTTATTATAAAAATTTTAGTTATATTAGATAAATACAAAAGAGAAAGTAGATTTTGTAATAGATATTTATGTTTATATAGTTTAATTTCATCTAATAAGGATTTTATTTTAGATCAAATATTTTTTAAAATTAAATGTTGGGTAATAGGTTCTATAAAAAGAGAAAAAATAGAGATGAATAATATTGTTAAATTTGTTATTTTAGTTCTGTTATTAGTTGATTTTTTTTAA